The Macrobrachium nipponense isolate FS-2020 chromosome 8, ASM1510439v2, whole genome shotgun sequence nucleotide sequence tcctaaagAGTATATTTCTTTTCTCTCAAGTTCACAGACAGACTGTACTTGAAATCACTGTGATAATTATAATGCCATTTACAACATATATATTCATCTGAAGAGTTTGGTACCCAGAGGTTGGAGAACAGATTGAAGTCTCAAAAATTGAAATGGTTTGGATTTTTGATGAGAAGGGTTGAAAGTATTTGGTCAGAAAAACAGTTACATAAGGAAGCAGCAACATGAAAACCTGTAAGAATTCTAGGGAAACTACAGAAGAATGGATAGATTATGACCTAGGCTGGATAGTTGCTGTGGTAGAAAGAGCCCAGGACAGAGGAGAGATCTCATTGTTCAcacgcggaacaaaccttcggtcttaataggataatcttctagcgctagctggaaactggtaaaaacaatcaaagattgtaaaacaagtaatctgtggcatctggcaactcatgcatatatgagGCGGATGTTTCGTTATTGACCAAGCTCGGACCCTAGCGATATGCCAGTCTTTCCTTTTACCACAGAGCTCAAGtaaaaaattttatgatggtggtaaatttttaaaagaaaaatgacatctTTGTAAAAAGTATCATCAGCGTCTTTTAACATTTATATACCATTTACTGTCATATAGGGCAGTTGTATCAGATGATGGCCTGTATATGTAAATCGTACGTATCCTCACTGATTGGTTAAAGGATAATGTCTGTGTTTGTTTAGATACAAGCCATATGCTGCATTCATCCAAAATATCTTTCTGGGTTGACCTGTGTTCGCTGGTGAAAAGGATAATTTTGGAAAGGAAATCTCTAAATGGCAGatgacctgtgaatagtggcttacACACACCCTGAACTTTATACccgacgccctttgggtgctcgcgcgagggtagtaacccgtgcataccaatgctagcttttttctctggtatatttagaaactatttatactagaaaagtggatagcaggttccttttcaccgggcgacacaggtctctccccagaaatagatttttccttcatcaaaatcccttttataggtTTCAAGAGTCATGTCCATTacttttataagtatttcttaattgaattattttattgctgtggcgggatcacaagctgaaAAAGAAGCTGGCaaaatccacccccccccccccccccacccccacattaacctaatcactctagCTGCCAAatccaccccagtcacactttcctctacacactacagcatacacgcaggacaattgacctacacctatacaaaacaaaacaaaaaaaacaaaacacaaaaaacaaaaaactgaaaacacatgtacaggcagtccccgggttacgacgggggttccgttcttgagacgcgtcataagccagaacatcgtcaaaaatcctaagaaaaccttacttttaatgcttttcttGGGCTTTTTGCAAATTGAAAAActagtaaactgcattcttatggcatttttcatcaaaaaaaaccttcaaatattgattattttgcatttttggtgtcatattttatctcccagatgagcgttgtaggcgtcgtaaccctggaaataacgtctattgacaagtgtcgtaacctcggaacgtcgtaagccgacaccgtcgtaacccggggactgcctgtacttatcaatcaatccagttactccgggctaccctgtgctgtccgctggttgaggtcacagaaataccaacaacaacacaaaaaatcacatataacaacaaaacacaacaacacaacaaaagaccactgcacaaacaaacacgtacagcacaggcacaacaactctaagcaaaaaaaaaaaaacactaactaaacaaaacaacaaaacaaaacacaaaactcaaccaaTTTCCAATGCCTTCAAATAACTGTCCGACACTACTAActctcaccagctctcaccaaagactgactaaaaactcaccaaaaacacagaactctaacaatcaacagcaccagcagacagcccagaactaccaacaaccaattcagtcattaactatccatacagcaatttacacaacccctctctctctcctctccacctctctctctctctctctctcgtcctctctctccctctctccctctcctctctctccgggtctctctctctctccctctactccgggcctctctctctctctcttctctctctccaggagcttgtcaaatggaactccttaactcctccatattaccactttttaaaattttgttaaacaGTACTGTACTGTAATTGATGTGAAAATTTCTTTTACAGGTTCTTCTATCCACAAGGTTAATCATGGCTAATCGATTCTTTGAAGGAGCAGCTCATGCAGCTGCTTATGCAAAATTTAGACCACAGCCTCCAACAAGTCTTATTGGGCGTATTGTTTCTTTCTTGAAAGAAGGGGTAAGTTAAACTAATTACTGCAAGGATTTTTAttagtatgaatatgtatatagtactctTGTCCATTATATTTATGTAAGTGATGATTGCAGTAATTGTTTTAACTTAATAGGATAGTTTGTACGGAAGAGTTTCTGAAGAGGTGTAACTATTGCTACAAATATTAATACTGTCTTAAGATGGGGTTGCCTAACCTCATATACATGGAAACTTGACATAAAAACATGGTGATGTTGGTGCATTTAATTTTActacatttctattttatttgctACACCACTTCAAACTTAAACATGCCCAACTAATTCTTAATATTGCACATCACAAAAGTAGATATATGACTGTGCTTCTTGAATAGAATAAAGCTTTTCCAGAAGAGAGACATTCCATGAATAAAGAGAATTTAGAACAACAATATTAAGCATATCTGTATTGGCAGTTTAACTCTGAACCAAATTTCAACCAACAACATATGTCAAGTATTGGAAAGAAATTCCTGCACAGATTAGCCATTGATTCAATTTTTAAGAAAGTGCTATGCATAAGAACCCCCAtaggggggtagtgctgtcagtagACCTCGTGCAGTGCACTGTTACTTAAAGTTTTTTGCAgcatgcctttggcccctagctgcaactacttccattcctttttactgtacctcctttcgtattgtctttcttcatcttactttccaccctctcctaacacttaattcatagtgcaactgtgaggttttcctgttGTTGCACCcctcaaatcttttactgtcaatttccatttcagtgctgaatgacctcataggtcctagtgcttggcctttagcccaaattctatattcagttcagctcAGGTAGGTCGAAGAACAAACCTTTCAGACCTgtgttctggttaaactatttgCCTGTAATAATATTCTCTAATGCCCATTTTGAGTGGAGACATACATTCTGTATTTTTCTACAATATTTTGAATTGGTTAAATTACTTCAAAATTGGTTTTAGTTGGTAGCAGTTATAATTACAAATTATTTAGATGGTTTTAGTAGGTAGCAGTTATAATtacaaattatttctaaaaacaaTTTTACAGTCATTGCAGTACTGATATTCAGTTTAGGTTTATTGACAATCTCCGCTCAAGCACAGCGGTTGTCCTCATTCTAATGTCATCAGTCTACATCACCAGCTTATGATCAGTGTGTAGTCTCATGTCCCTTATCATAAGTATTGGCATGAAATAGGTTCTTGTTCATCAGTATCAGTTCATTTTCTGTCCTTAGTATTACAGTGGGCcgcccgtatttgcgttctccggattcgcggactcatgcattcacggatttctctctggaacttatccccccattattcatgggaaattcgcctattcgcggtatttttcaatgaaaaatctccacaaattcctggtttttttatcaatttcaacataaaatgcactttttgtgataaagctattaaaaaaataaatataaacattcttgtgggtttttcttgagtgttaactaacaaaatagaccattttaagcatttttataggggttccaactattctcaggttctaactattcacggggggattCTGGTTTGCATCTCATGCAAACACAGGGGACCACTGTAGGACCAAATCATTCATAAACATCAACTCTGTATGTGGTGTTTGTTGGTATAGTATTGGTTCTCAAAGTTAGTGGCCCTCAGAGCTTGGCCTGTTACCCGTCGTCTGTTTGGTGCTCCGGAGTTCAGATTAGCTTACTTTTCATTGCGTGATACTTGCCTCAACTTCCAGGTGTATTGTTAGCATCTCCGTAACTGGATGATTGATTTTATTGCTCTTGCCTCATTTATAATAGCATCAGCATCCGTTTTCTGTTGTTGTTCCAGGGTTGTCTCCACTCTCCCAGATTGTGCAAACTCCTAGATTGTGCACTGTCTGCCTGAATTTTCATCTGGTCCATACGTATGTTCAGTGATGTCTGCTCcctgacttttttttatcttcctacCATGTTTTGTCTTGCCACTCCCATTTCTGCCTTTACTCTGACTGACTGCTCCTGTTCCTTTCTCATCTCATGCCCAAATCATCATGATAACCGTAATATCTGTTAAGCTAACTCTCTTTGGAACATTATCTTTCAGAAGCttcttcatttttaattctgtCGTATGACCTTCCCATTGCTCTCCAGCAATTGTTTGCAATCTCAGCTTCTTTTTTATCTCACCtcttcagagtttcctccattTTTGTGTAAGTTTCCATTCAGTTTGTCCATATTTGTGTATTTAATGGCtggttatcatattttatttcatatgaattcTTCTATACCTTCTATACAATGCACTTTGTCTCCATGTTTTCTCTGTTCATGTATGGGCAATATGTGAAGTGGAAGAAGTTTAATTTGCATGTCAGTGTTCTTTTATTCTTGATTCTATTGACAGTGAACATTTCTGGATTTGTAATAATTCAGcaatttatgttctttttttagGATCTGATCACTGAAagcaatatttttatgaaaatatatcatttctttgacacaaatttaatatattttcatgttgctGTAGTATTATTTACTTTGGTTTCATCTTATCTTGCTCAGTACTCGGGAACTTTGGATGTGGCTGCTGATGTAGGATGTGGCACAGGCCAGAGCACAGAAGTGTTGACTCCTTATTTTGAGAATGTTACAGGCCTTGACATATCAGCAGCACAAGTTTCTGAAGCCGCCAAGCTTTCTTTATCTAATCCAAAAATTTGTTTCAAGTAAGTTGCTGCCTCCATAGGAAGCacagtaattgattttatttccatgaatttcaactaACATTTATATAGTAGCACTAAGTTTTGAGctgcatttgaaaaaaatttaaagaaaataggaggTTTGTACCTGCTTTATTTACCTATCTTGTTTTCTGCTGGTTTGGTGTTCACATCAGTGGTAGTGCAATTTGTTTGTTGGGAAGTATTTTAGTTGCTTTTCTTGTGCTTCACTGGAAAATTGGTATACAGGCAGCCTCGGGTTACGGCAGTCTTGGGTTATGGCGTTCCAACCTTATGGCACGTGGCTCATGAGGCTGTTAACCTGATTTTTCGGCACCATAACCCAGTTTTACAGTGCCATAAGCACTATTTatttccatcattattattatgatgttccATTTACAGCGTTTTTTGGGTTATGTGGCGTcaccaggaacagaacccctgccgtaaaccggggactgcctgtagttctAACCTTGTTTTGTATTCTATTATACTGAGGAAGTGCCTGTTCTAGGGGCTTTATGTGAAACTGCATTATAGTGTTGACTGTAGTAACATGGATGATGGATGATGAAGGCATTATGAAACATTAAACAATTTCTTTTGAATAATCTAAATTAAAATCAGTCAGAAGACTGGTTGGGggtttttgaaagtttttttactgCCAAGGCTGTTTTTGCTTGCTAGATAGATGATGGACTAGTAAGCCAAAGAGTAAGGTTTTGGTCTTATTGGAGtcttatatacaaaattttgCTTGATTTCTATTGCCAATTCATACTCATATGTGGTTATTACATTTACTTCTTATCTGCAGAAGCTGTTGTATTTCAGCACTTTATAAGTTTTCAGTGTTTACTTTTTGGTTGTGTGAATTTTGCCATCTCATTTTACTGTCTTTGTTCCCAGGCTAATTTAGTTAGTGTGTTGTTTATGTTAAACAAAGTTGTAAGTTCTTTTCATGAGATATGGAGATAGATATTATACAATTAGATTTGGATTGATGGGTGGTCAGTCGGGAGAAAAAGtatgtttacatagtttttgatATGTCCATTACATTTTGACACTGTCATCTTACCAGTTTATTGTTTAATTGGCTATAACAGTTGTGATTTGTGtcatttttaagataatttttgtGGATCTGGAGGATGTGCTATTATATCAGATCTTTTATTTCAAGGTGTTCCAAACATTTTTTCAGGGTTAGTGGTGCAGAAGCACTTCCTTTCAAAGAAAACAGTGTACAACTCGTAACAGCCAGCCAGGCATGCCATTGGTTTGATATGCCTGCCTTTTACAAAGAAGTTGATAGGATTCTTGTACCAGGTAAGAGCatcatttttttagatttttttttaatattccctctgaaaattttcttcatctaacttgtttttgaaaatgtattacttTGATTATAGCATAAAGTTTAATTAGATATTATGGCATTACACATTTCATGAATGTGTATGTGGTATTATGTACTTTTAAGTGTTAATTCTTTACTTTAAATGATGGTTTTGAGAAAGCATTTCCTCATCATCATTAACAGTTTTATATGAGTCTTCTAAAATTTTAGAGGTCATACATTTGTCAACATATCTCTGAAATTGAATTTTAATTGTGAAGTGCTGGTTATTTAAAGGTAGGAACTATGTAGGATTGCCAGCTGTAAGATATGTTCAGCAGTTCAAGCAAAAATGCAgtgcattattaccctaataggtacaggcagtccctgggttacgacgggggttccgttcttgagatgtgttgtaagccgaaaattgtcgtaagctggaacatcatcaaaaatcctaagaaaatcttacttttaatgctttgggtgcattaaaatctatataaactggattcttattgcatttttcattaaaacaccttcaaatattgattattttgcatttttggagtcatatttcttctgtcagatcagcattgtaagtgccgtaaccctggaacatgcatcgaaaacctggaaataatttctgataaatataattgaaaagcgttgtaacctcggaatgttgtaagccgaacccatcgtaagccagggactgcatGTActattcttcttgatttttgatacattttatctagtatttatctatatttatttttaataagtgggatatcttctttctgtatttccctttactttctcttacttcttcctaatgaacaccttattattcttaggaagcttgaatttcaagtcagtggcccctgtgggcttgttccatatgaatagggttcatctatgaatgtaatatataataataatgtctaaaAAATGTTCTAGAGGAGGCTATGATGTAGGGTCCTTGTTACTTATTAGAAGGCAAGACCACCAAAGTTTCTATTAAGTTGCAATGTTGCTGTGGTACAGAATTTAAAGTGGCTTATTAGGACGTGAACTTTTCAAaagacatttttgttttgttcaggTGGTGTTCTGGCCCTTTATGGTTACTTGTTCCCAAGACCTGTTCATAAGCATCATTCAGAAGAATTGTATGGACTTCTTGATCATGTAAGTTGTAATTCTTTCGTTATCTATGTGTAAacagttttaaatgttttatgtaAAACACTTTAATATTTGCCATGGTGTTGTATAGTCACAAACTGCATTCCGAGggtatgttttcattttatatattcataagatTTTATCAAACCAAAAGCAGTAATACTCTGGTAGCTGAAACAAATTTTATACAGTCTACCCCCGGATTTCGGGGGGATGTGTAGTACTTCAGCCCCTAGCTAATatctgcaaatacttaaaacACCTCCAAAAATGCTGTGGGTAGTGTTCCCAGTGATAATAGGAAAATATTTCCATTAGGTGGCGTTGACGTTATTAACCCACATTGTAGTAGCCTTTTACGTTATTACTGTCATGTATTATAATGAACTTGGCTAAACAACATAGAGACTCTCTGTCCAAAATAAGGTTTGGATACTTTAAGGATGGTTATCAAGTGTTGTTTTACATATAATTAGTTTAATGAGGAAAAGTATGTAATGATTTGCACATTATGAAATGTTAAGTGGCTTCTATACTGAATGTTTGTAATTTTTAGTATTAATTAGCATTGCTAAAGGATGCTGTAATTGACATCAGTCACTTAGGGGTTGGGGCAAGGTAGGTAAATTATTCATGATTTTCATTTGGGTTTGTTTTCTCCTAATTTAGTTTTGACAAATTTTGGAtgacagtattttaagaaggtaaatTCTTAAGGTGATTTTTTCATATCCTTTGCAAGAAATAAAGGGTGATGATATGCATTCATTCTGTTTAATCAACCCTCCAGTGGGGTAAAGATTTTCTCATTGAAGTCCAGGACttgaaacacaaaaaaaaaaacaaaattgtaaataacTTTGTATTTACTTCAAAGGTATATAAAGTAGAAACAGAAGGCTGCTGGGGAAGTGCCCGAAAAGATGTGGATGAAGCCTATTCGGATGATAGATTCGTCATCCCATATCCTGGTATTGTCAGGTTTGTTAACCAAGTGTTTGTTGATTCTCAGAGAGCTTTTGATGCTcagaattttaatgaaaattttgctTGTAGCTCTTTAGTAGTTTGAACTGTCTTgtgttcaaaatattttctgcCCAGTTTTGAAGATTACAGACACCACTCTGCTTACAGACGAGTTTAGGTCCAAGTGGCCGATTCTATATGGAACTGTTTTTAACTTGATTACTGTATACTCTTCATGCCTATTTATAAATACAGTATGATATAGTA carries:
- the LOC135222750 gene encoding putative methyltransferase DDB_G0268948 isoform X1, which produces MVLLSTRLIMANRFFEGAAHAAAYAKFRPQPPTSLIGRIVSFLKEGYSGTLDVAADVGCGTGQSTEVLTPYFENVTGLDISAAQVSEAAKLSLSNPKICFKVSGAEALPFKENSVQLVTASQACHWFDMPAFYKEVDRILVPGGVLALYGYLFPRPVHKHHSEELYGLLDHVYKVETEGCWGSARKDVDEAYSDDRFVIPYPGIVRDETHYVDKMMSVSDITGYLTSWSGFQNFKEKNGELAAQKILDDFQNGFMKLLDVSTAPEDTQVCMRLQFFLLMGRKPSM
- the LOC135222750 gene encoding putative methyltransferase DDB_G0268948 isoform X2, producing the protein MANRFFEGAAHAAAYAKFRPQPPTSLIGRIVSFLKEGYSGTLDVAADVGCGTGQSTEVLTPYFENVTGLDISAAQVSEAAKLSLSNPKICFKVSGAEALPFKENSVQLVTASQACHWFDMPAFYKEVDRILVPGGVLALYGYLFPRPVHKHHSEELYGLLDHVYKVETEGCWGSARKDVDEAYSDDRFVIPYPGIVRDETHYVDKMMSVSDITGYLTSWSGFQNFKEKNGELAAQKILDDFQNGFMKLLDVSTAPEDTQVCMRLQFFLLMGRKPSM